In Lacibacter sp. H375, one DNA window encodes the following:
- a CDS encoding B12-binding domain-containing radical SAM protein, translating to MRLLLTTLNAKYIHLNLAIRILYELNKHHEGLSWKEFTIRMNVDEIAKECADNDVVAFSCYIWNITQTLKVAERIKAINPNCKILLGGPEVSYEWEEIIARDCIDYIICGEGEIPFHEFLTHYPNVEAVPNLVYKVDGEVRYEEKSVTYDVSNFIGVNPYINDPIEDLYNKVCYIETSRGCPYKCGFCLASLDNNVRYLPMADIKSNLLYLMKHGRVIKFLDRTFNMKRDFTLDVFQFILDNHKPGNVFQFEITADILHADIIKFINEKVPKGLFRFEIGIQTVNQKANLEVSRKQNFEKTKGIIKQVQDVVDLHLDLIVGLPLDYFEDIKYSFEEVFKLFAPELQLGFLKFLKGTPVRKTAAAHGYIYDPVAPYQIIESKYMSRAELEQVVLAEEALEMYWNKPRAINTLKYVTSYYSVFDFMQGLGNYFTEHCDLHKHDLKDVYTQLFAYAKEVYPEDAVLQQLLSIDYYLQHKIKPVSLLLPEVDASAKQQLIEEHKLNHHKLRFAMLSLSFNWAEFVEHNHILPAEATMVIAFDGKSKPQVLEAIGIGRQR from the coding sequence ATGCGTTTGTTACTCACCACCCTTAATGCAAAATACATTCACCTCAACCTGGCGATCCGGATCTTGTATGAGTTGAATAAGCACCACGAAGGTTTGTCGTGGAAGGAATTTACCATACGCATGAATGTGGATGAGATCGCTAAAGAATGTGCTGATAACGATGTAGTGGCGTTCAGTTGTTATATCTGGAATATTACGCAAACACTAAAGGTGGCAGAACGCATCAAAGCCATTAATCCCAACTGTAAAATTTTATTGGGCGGACCGGAAGTGAGTTACGAATGGGAAGAGATCATTGCACGTGATTGTATTGATTATATTATTTGTGGCGAAGGTGAAATTCCATTCCATGAATTTTTAACACATTACCCGAATGTAGAAGCAGTTCCAAATCTTGTTTATAAAGTTGATGGCGAAGTTCGTTACGAAGAAAAGTCTGTGACATATGATGTAAGTAATTTCATTGGCGTAAATCCCTACATCAACGATCCGATTGAAGACCTGTACAATAAGGTTTGTTATATTGAAACGAGTCGTGGTTGTCCGTACAAATGTGGATTCTGTTTAGCAAGCCTCGATAACAATGTGCGTTACCTGCCAATGGCTGATATAAAAAGCAACCTGCTTTATTTAATGAAGCATGGCCGTGTGATCAAGTTTCTTGACCGTACGTTTAACATGAAGCGTGACTTTACACTGGATGTGTTTCAATTTATTCTCGACAATCATAAGCCGGGCAATGTTTTCCAGTTTGAAATTACGGCTGATATTCTGCATGCAGATATTATCAAGTTCATTAATGAGAAAGTACCGAAAGGTTTGTTCCGCTTTGAAATAGGTATTCAAACAGTCAATCAAAAAGCAAACCTCGAAGTAAGCCGCAAACAGAATTTCGAAAAAACAAAAGGCATCATTAAGCAGGTGCAGGATGTGGTGGATCTGCATCTCGATCTTATCGTTGGTTTACCGCTCGATTATTTTGAAGATATCAAATACAGTTTCGAAGAAGTATTTAAACTCTTTGCACCCGAATTACAATTGGGCTTCCTGAAATTCTTAAAGGGAACACCAGTGCGTAAAACAGCAGCTGCACATGGTTATATCTACGATCCTGTTGCGCCTTACCAGATCATTGAAAGCAAATACATGAGCAGGGCCGAACTGGAGCAGGTAGTATTGGCAGAAGAAGCATTGGAAATGTATTGGAACAAGCCACGTGCCATCAACACATTGAAATATGTAACGTCTTATTACAGTGTGTTCGATTTCATGCAAGGTCTTGGCAATTACTTTACCGAGCATTGTGATCTTCATAAACATGATCTGAAAGATGTATACACGCAGTTGTTTGCTTATGCCAAAGAAGTCTATCCAGAAGATGCAGTGTTGCAACAACTCCTCAGCATTGATTATTATTTGCAGCACAAAATAAAACCGGTATCACTTTTATTGCCGGAAGTAGATGCGTCTGCAAAACAGCAGTTGATCGAAGAACATAAACTAAATCATCATAAACTTCGTTTTGCAATGCTGTCTCTGAGTTTTAACTGGGCTGAGTTTGTTGAGCATAACCATATTCTGCCTGCAGAAGCAACAATGGTGATTGCGTTTGATGGAAAAAGCAAGCCGCAAGTATTGGAAGCAATCGGTATTGGTCGGCAGCGTTAA
- a CDS encoding T9SS type A sorting domain-containing protein, which yields MTKNYLFFFLFVTFFSVNVSSAQTETEPNNKFEQCNQLTFGSSLTGTFNKANDSDFYCIQVPNISALNITIDQVTGNAPVTIHVFNPDKSYLGVSSVSAGGTINFSVLACGAGTYYFMVFESSRTMAGPTYRLGLTTNSADQYECNNTLNTATSIGNSSPISASIDYDNDEDNFTFDITQEELLTVTVNPVPSNVQIGVALYDNTKTKIAETIGSSSGSNVSLNKQIQPGKYYIRLRSQNISWSSSLYTFNMTHSVITSVGENEQRTAIKLYPNPTKSDLFVQFNNAELFSYRRIKIYDANGKLVYSVDKPIAVNSFAIKTAMLPAGVYLLQVIGGKKVEVRQFVIAK from the coding sequence ATGACAAAAAACTATCTCTTCTTTTTTCTTTTTGTTACGTTCTTCTCAGTAAACGTTTCATCTGCACAAACGGAAACTGAACCGAATAACAAGTTTGAGCAATGCAACCAGTTAACATTTGGTTCGTCTTTAACCGGCACTTTTAACAAAGCCAACGACAGTGATTTTTATTGTATACAGGTGCCCAACATCAGTGCACTTAATATTACTATCGACCAGGTAACTGGTAATGCACCGGTTACCATTCATGTGTTTAATCCCGATAAATCATATTTGGGTGTATCGAGTGTTTCGGCCGGCGGCACCATTAATTTTTCAGTTTTGGCTTGCGGAGCTGGTACTTATTATTTTATGGTTTTTGAATCAAGCAGAACCATGGCCGGACCAACCTATCGGTTAGGGCTTACAACCAACAGTGCGGATCAATACGAATGCAACAACACACTGAACACAGCAACATCCATTGGGAACTCGTCACCCATCAGTGCATCGATTGATTACGACAACGACGAAGACAATTTTACTTTTGATATTACACAAGAAGAGTTGCTGACAGTAACAGTAAACCCTGTTCCTTCTAATGTGCAGATAGGAGTGGCTTTATACGATAATACAAAAACCAAAATAGCGGAGACGATTGGTTCATCGAGCGGCAGCAACGTAAGCTTAAACAAACAAATACAACCGGGGAAATATTATATCCGCTTACGTAGTCAGAACATCAGCTGGAGTTCTTCACTCTACACATTTAACATGACACATTCGGTTATAACAAGTGTAGGTGAAAATGAACAGCGAACTGCAATCAAACTTTACCCTAACCCAACAAAATCAGATCTGTTTGTGCAGTTCAATAATGCTGAACTTTTTTCTTACCGTAGAATAAAGATTTACGATGCCAATGGAAAACTTGTGTATTCAGTTGATAAACCAATTGCAGTAAATTCATTTGCGATCAAAACAGCAATGTTGCCGGCAGGTGTTTATCTTTTGCAGGTGATTGGCGGAAAGAAAGTGGAGGTGAGGCAGTTTGTGATTGCGAAATAA
- a CDS encoding family 16 glycoside hydrolase encodes MNRFVLSLVIFLSINSNAQTIKLESNKLEAVQVFMSMEKFMGSQVVKVIKDSSVKAVDEPTFVRIKDVDFSNGIIEVKVLSRLLKNASEFARGFIGIAFRINDNNTKFECIYLRPTNGRAIDQVRRNHSIQYYSYPDYKFDRLRKESPERYEAYADMELNKWITMRIEVNGTQAKLFLNNNQQPSLIVNDLKHGSTSSGGIALWVDVGTEGYFKDLKIIKK; translated from the coding sequence ATGAATCGATTTGTACTCTCACTTGTAATTTTTCTATCAATCAATTCAAATGCACAAACGATCAAGTTGGAAAGTAACAAACTTGAAGCTGTGCAGGTTTTCATGTCAATGGAAAAATTTATGGGAAGCCAGGTGGTAAAAGTGATCAAAGATTCAAGTGTGAAAGCTGTGGATGAGCCTACCTTTGTAAGGATCAAAGACGTTGATTTCAGCAACGGCATTATTGAAGTAAAAGTATTAAGCAGGTTGTTGAAAAATGCGTCGGAGTTCGCAAGAGGATTTATTGGTATTGCTTTCCGGATCAACGATAACAATACAAAGTTTGAGTGTATTTACTTGCGCCCAACAAATGGAAGGGCAATTGATCAGGTTCGGCGTAATCATTCCATTCAATATTATTCGTATCCTGATTATAAGTTTGATCGTTTGCGTAAGGAATCACCTGAGCGTTATGAAGCCTATGCCGATATGGAATTGAATAAATGGATCACTATGCGCATTGAAGTGAACGGAACGCAAGCAAAACTTTTTCTTAACAACAATCAACAACCATCATTGATCGTAAATGATCTGAAGCATGGATCAACTTCATCGGGTGGTATTGCATTATGGGTTGATGTTGGTACAGAAGGATATTTTAAAGACCTGAAGATCATCAAAAAGTGA
- a CDS encoding SRPBCC family protein translates to MSTVKEQFSITRTFKASKQQVFDAFANAEALAKWWGPKGMSVDVLQLDFRAKGIFHYSMKVADNIGYGIFHYVAIEEPNRIEWINSFANEAGEIIQAPFPGLVFPKQVMNIMTLTEENGFTTLHLTGYPINASEEEEQTYYSMFASMNQGFTGTLDQLEEYLNQVL, encoded by the coding sequence ATGTCAACAGTTAAAGAACAGTTTTCAATTACACGTACATTCAAAGCAAGTAAACAACAGGTGTTTGATGCATTTGCAAATGCAGAAGCATTAGCCAAATGGTGGGGACCAAAAGGTATGTCTGTTGATGTGTTGCAACTCGATTTTCGTGCAAAAGGAATTTTCCATTACAGCATGAAAGTTGCCGATAACATTGGTTATGGGATTTTTCATTATGTGGCAATTGAAGAACCAAATCGCATTGAATGGATCAATTCATTCGCCAACGAAGCCGGTGAAATTATACAGGCACCTTTTCCGGGATTGGTTTTTCCAAAACAAGTGATGAACATCATGACCCTCACGGAAGAAAACGGTTTTACTACGTTGCACTTAACAGGTTACCCTATCAATGCAAGTGAAGAAGAAGAACAAACTTACTATTCGATGTTTGCAAGTATGAACCAAGGATTCACAGGTACGCTTGATCAACTGGAAGAATATTTGAATCAGGTTCTGTAA
- a CDS encoding SRPBCC family protein, with the protein MQAAKNIVLEKIYKAPIAIVWQAITEEQHMRNWYFDFKGQFHLNVGHLFDWYAGDLKDKQWLHRGEMLEIIPNKKLVHTWTYPGYSGKAIAYWELTEIDAATTKLNFRFEFAEAFDANESALVRDNFVSGWNELILNSLEQYLNKQ; encoded by the coding sequence ATGCAGGCAGCAAAAAATATTGTACTCGAAAAAATTTACAAAGCACCCATTGCTATTGTATGGCAGGCCATTACTGAAGAGCAACACATGCGTAACTGGTATTTCGATTTTAAAGGACAGTTTCACTTAAACGTTGGACATTTATTCGATTGGTATGCCGGTGATCTCAAAGACAAACAATGGCTGCATCGTGGTGAAATGCTGGAGATCATCCCCAATAAAAAATTAGTACACACTTGGACCTATCCCGGGTACAGCGGCAAAGCCATTGCTTATTGGGAACTTACTGAAATAGATGCAGCGACAACCAAACTCAATTTCCGTTTTGAATTTGCTGAAGCATTTGATGCAAATGAATCTGCATTGGTACGTGACAATTTTGTAAGCGGATGGAACGAACTTATCCTCAATAGTCTTGAACAATATCTCAATAAACAATAA
- a CDS encoding Na+/H+ antiporter, producing MQTHFIEYVYLILIILALVMIANKLKLAYPIVLVVGGLLLSFTKLFSNITIDPELIFLIFLPPLLYEAAWQVSWKEFWKWRRVITSFAFPIVILTSCVIAFVSNAFIPGFTLALGFLLGGIISPPDAVSATTILRHVNVPKSTLSILEGESLLNDAASLIVFRFALAAIITGQFHLQQAAGSFVLVIGMGVAIGLLVGLIFFVIHRYLPTTPSIDIVLTLITPYCMYYCAEYFHFSGVLAVVSGGLFLSGKRHSMLSYESRLQSVNVWSNLVFVLNGIIFLLIGLQLPYITKQLGDISVTKAIGYGLLISLVLIITRLLCTLGASVFTRLMSRFITVADNNPGWKSPFIIGWAGMRGVVSLAAALSIPLFINGSTPFPHRNLILFITFIVIIVTLVLQGLSLPWIIKKINPEDRHTVITDERQELIIQKKLAFTTLHTLEQKYADEIRTNKHVSNMRTRLKLDLNFFEHELDELNDTKDHSLQQYQNIYIDLLEHQRNILSKINHRAEFNEELIRKYLALVDLEEFRMREKLTEETGTE from the coding sequence ATGCAGACTCACTTCATTGAATACGTTTATCTCATCCTCATCATTCTCGCATTGGTGATGATTGCCAACAAATTGAAGCTGGCATACCCGATCGTATTGGTGGTAGGTGGATTGCTGCTGAGTTTTACCAAACTGTTTTCCAATATCACCATCGATCCTGAACTCATCTTTCTTATTTTCCTTCCGCCTTTATTATACGAAGCAGCCTGGCAGGTATCATGGAAAGAATTCTGGAAGTGGAGAAGAGTGATCACTAGCTTTGCATTCCCGATCGTTATTCTTACTTCCTGTGTTATTGCATTTGTATCCAATGCATTCATTCCCGGTTTTACATTAGCATTGGGTTTTTTGTTGGGCGGCATCATTTCTCCTCCCGATGCTGTATCTGCCACCACCATCCTGCGTCATGTAAATGTGCCCAAATCAACGTTGAGCATTCTTGAAGGGGAGAGCCTGTTGAATGATGCTGCATCACTCATTGTGTTTCGCTTTGCGTTAGCAGCCATCATTACCGGGCAATTTCATTTGCAGCAAGCCGCCGGCAGTTTTGTATTGGTTATTGGAATGGGTGTAGCTATTGGTTTATTAGTTGGCCTCATCTTTTTTGTTATTCATCGTTATTTGCCTACCACACCCAGTATCGATATTGTGTTAACGCTCATCACACCATATTGCATGTATTACTGTGCGGAATATTTTCATTTCTCCGGCGTACTTGCGGTGGTAAGCGGAGGATTGTTCCTATCGGGCAAACGACATAGCATGCTCAGTTATGAAAGCCGCCTGCAAAGTGTGAATGTTTGGAGTAACCTTGTGTTTGTGTTGAATGGTATCATCTTTTTGCTCATTGGTCTGCAGTTACCTTATATCACAAAACAGCTTGGCGACATAAGTGTAACCAAGGCCATTGGTTACGGACTGCTTATTTCCCTGGTTCTTATTATCACCCGTTTGCTTTGCACATTAGGTGCTTCTGTTTTTACACGGTTGATGAGCCGGTTCATTACTGTTGCCGATAATAACCCGGGTTGGAAATCGCCTTTTATTATCGGGTGGGCAGGCATGCGTGGTGTGGTTTCGCTGGCGGCGGCACTATCCATACCGTTGTTCATTAATGGTAGTACCCCATTTCCTCATCGTAATCTTATTCTCTTTATTACATTCATCGTCATTATTGTTACACTGGTGTTGCAAGGCTTATCACTTCCCTGGATCATCAAAAAAATAAACCCGGAAGACAGGCATACGGTTATAACCGATGAAAGACAGGAGCTGATCATTCAAAAGAAATTAGCCTTTACTACACTGCATACATTAGAACAGAAATATGCTGATGAAATCAGAACAAACAAGCATGTAAGTAACATGCGCACAAGGTTGAAACTGGATCTTAATTTTTTTGAACACGAGCTTGATGAACTAAATGATACAAAAGACCATTCGTTGCAACAGTATCAAAACATCTATATCGATCTGCTGGAACACCAGCGTAACATACTAAGTAAAATAAATCACCGTGCAGAGTTTAATGAGGAGCTTATCAGGAAATATCTTGCCCTGGTTGATCTTGAAGAATTCAGAATGCGTGAAAAACTGACGGAAGAAACGGGAACTGAGTAA
- a CDS encoding ArsR/SmtB family transcription factor — translation MAYEARRDVFQAIADPTRREIIGLVVKQPQNLNALAENFNVSRPAISQHVKILTECGLIIIKQKGRERYCEAKLDALNEVSAWIEQYKQFWEQKLDALETYLEKIQQQPSKKRLPKQK, via the coding sequence ATGGCATACGAAGCAAGAAGAGATGTGTTCCAGGCAATTGCCGACCCAACACGCAGGGAAATAATCGGGCTGGTTGTAAAACAACCGCAGAACCTGAATGCCCTCGCCGAAAATTTTAATGTAAGCCGGCCCGCAATTTCGCAGCATGTAAAAATATTAACCGAGTGCGGCCTCATTATTATTAAGCAGAAGGGGCGTGAGCGTTATTGCGAAGCAAAACTGGATGCACTCAACGAAGTATCAGCATGGATCGAACAGTACAAACAATTCTGGGAACAGAAGCTGGATGCTTTGGAAACCTATCTCGAAAAAATTCAACAGCAACCATCAAAAAAGCGATTGCCGAAACAGAAGTGA
- a CDS encoding helix-turn-helix transcriptional regulator: protein MLRFLQKYKQVFLYAASLVAILLLLQLLQYKFVLVSHSFEIYVLSIALLFTGLGIWLALKLVKPKKEIQTIIVEKNVFQKELTAEEQEAIEREKQKLGLSSREMEVLQLMAEGLSNQEIADRLFVSLPTVKTHSSKLFEKLDVKRRTQAVEKARQLKLID from the coding sequence ATGCTCCGCTTTCTGCAGAAATACAAACAGGTCTTCCTCTATGCTGCTTCGCTGGTAGCTATTCTGTTGTTGTTGCAGTTGTTGCAGTATAAGTTTGTACTCGTCAGTCATTCCTTTGAGATCTACGTTCTCAGCATTGCCCTGCTCTTTACCGGCTTGGGTATTTGGCTTGCATTAAAACTGGTAAAACCGAAGAAAGAAATTCAAACCATCATTGTTGAAAAAAATGTGTTTCAAAAAGAGTTAACAGCAGAGGAGCAGGAAGCAATTGAACGTGAAAAACAAAAACTGGGTTTAAGCAGTCGTGAAATGGAAGTACTGCAACTGATGGCCGAAGGATTGAGCAACCAGGAAATAGCCGACCGGTTATTTGTATCGTTGCCAACAGTGAAAACACATTCATCGAAGCTATTTGAAAAACTGGATGTGAAACGAAGAACCCAGGCGGTTGAAAAAGCCCGTCAGTTGAAATTGATCGATTGA
- a CDS encoding antibiotic biosynthesis monooxygenase, translating to MNQIVVEFNTAGGTARQYEQIWEDLKAAGHEHPRGIISHVGFAKPDGNWCVVDVWESQQAFDEFGKTLIPLLEKNGFKEGKPKVYPAHYVYIGETEHAYA from the coding sequence ATGAACCAGATCGTAGTTGAGTTCAATACTGCCGGTGGTACAGCAAGGCAATATGAACAAATTTGGGAAGACCTCAAAGCTGCGGGACATGAACATCCCAGAGGAATCATTTCACATGTAGGTTTTGCAAAACCTGATGGGAACTGGTGCGTTGTTGATGTTTGGGAATCGCAACAAGCGTTTGATGAGTTTGGTAAAACATTAATCCCTCTTCTTGAGAAAAATGGTTTCAAGGAAGGCAAACCAAAGGTTTATCCTGCTCATTATGTGTACATCGGTGAGACTGAACATGCTTATGCTTGA